A window from Dysidea avara chromosome 2, odDysAvar1.4, whole genome shotgun sequence encodes these proteins:
- the LOC136248184 gene encoding low-density lipoprotein receptor 1-like — MVIIDCPAALNRFSTMYLDKEQFGVLNDRIDCLEQQVKVLLASGVARALTAPHGSALTGLVPCATPTLSRLASPATTTLPLLTTTTCTPVTATPTLPLLTTTTCTPVTATPTLPLLTTTTCTPVTATSTLPLLTTTYTPVTATPTLASGSAIIPCTSETPSDHQQEHQANTAMSPDGAMNELIPSEILVPLIMKHKTRARLAVAMTNILFDKDTRINSNCRGWDKPALDPVKLIYIRRKSYECHKSTINNEKDNWELDCIKAIDSDARGMKRTEKNRK; from the exons atgg TCATTATTGATTGTCCAGCTGCACTTAATCGGTTCAGCACCATGTACCTTGAT AAAGAGCAATTTGGAGTCCTGAATGATCGAATTGATTGCTTAGAGCAACAGGTTAAGGTtttgctggcatcaggggttgcCAGAGCTCTAACAGCTCCTCATGGGTCAGCATTAACTGGGCTAG TTCCCTGTGCAACTCCTACATTGTCTCGGTTAGCATCGCCAGCAACCACTACATTGCCTCTATTGACCACCACAACATGTACaccagtaacagcaacacctaCATTGCCTCTATTGACCACCACAACATGTACaccagtaacagcaacacctaCATTGCCTCTATTGACCACCACAACATGTACACCAGTAACAGCAACATCTACATTGCCTCTATTGACCAcaacatatacaccagtaacagcaacacctaCATTGGCTAGTGGGTCAGCAATAA TTCCTTGTACAAGTGAAACTCCATCAGACCATCAGCAAGAACATCAGGCAAACACTGCAATGTCTCCAGATGGTGCAATGAATGAG CTCATACCATCTGAAATTCTGGTGCCTTTGATAATGAAGCACAAAACTAGAGCAAGACTGGCAGTTGCTATGACAAATATATTGTTTGACAAGGACACCAGAATAAATTCGAACTGTAGAGGCTGGGATAAACCTGCATTAGACCCAGTTAAGTTGATTTATATAAGAAGAAAATCGTATGAGTGCCACAAATCTACAATCAACAACGAAAAAGATAACTGGGAACTAGACTGCATTAAAGCCATTGACAGTGATGCAAGGGGAATGAAACGCACAGAAAAGAACAGAAAATGA